The Candidatus Nomurabacteria bacterium genome segment ACGTACAAAACGTAGCTTTAGGGCTGTATGAACAAGGGCTCATCCCACAGCCAGCTGTGGGGGATTTACGCCGTGAATTCTGGACGAAGATTGGCATAGGTAAACCGTTGCAGCTAGTAGTAACCGACGGTGTAGTACTGCTAGAACCTGACTCAGAGCACGATGGCATCATGATTCACCACGTAAGTGGAGACCCGACCTACGTGCTTATCGTTGAGCGCAATGATGAGACTTACGCATGGCGGGTAGTATACGCGGGGTTCTTCTATGAAGACAGGCTGCGTAAGAAGAGCCTTGTTTCTGAGCTGCGGCTCTTCAATGCCGTAGTTGTTTCACACAAGAAGCTCGAAGCAGCACTAGAAGAGCTGCAGTAGTACTTTAGCGAGAGGATGCCCTGGGCGCGTTACAGCGCCCGGGGCTTTCTCATATTTATACTTCTGCGAGCCCTATCACATAATTATTTCCATAGTGTTTGGCACACTTTGGGCAGGTGGTATAAAACATATACAGTGTTTTTATTGTTTTATTTTTTTGGTTTGCAAAGCTATGCATTTGTTTGTACCATTTTTTAGCATTGTTGTACGGCCCCGTGAAGACTTTAGAAATATACGTACCATTCAATACCACAGTAGCTTGACCTTCGACTTGCTTGGTGACTCTATAAAGGTGTTCTGCCCGCCAAGGTGAAATATCATGGCTAAGCACCATAGCTTGCTCTGGTTTTGGTTTGGCATCAGCAGCAGTAGCTATGTTGTCTAACAACTTCATTATTTTTGACATATTTAGAGGCATATATAAAAAACTTTTGGTTTGCATTTTAATAAATTTCTCATTATCAAAGATATGTTCTTTATCTTGCCACGATGGTATATCAGGTATAGCGCAACAACCTGTTTCGTTTTGTGATGTGTAGGTGTTTGGTAAACTCATACTCCAGTACCCCCTTATAAGGTATAGTATACTCTCGTGGCGCAACTACACTTGGTGTAGGCAATATAGCTGTACTACTCGCAGTAGAGTATGTTTTATATAGAAAATAGGCTATTATTTATCGTATGGAAGAAGAATACCCAATTCTCACACGTAAACTCGTTATTGTAGAAGATAACCCTGCCCTTGCAGAAATATATAAAACAAGGCTAGAGCTTATAGGCTACCAGTGTTATACAGCGGCAGATGGTGAGGCTGCATTAGTGCTCATTGAACGTGAATTACCAGATTTAGTACTGTTAGATATGATGATTCCTAAACTTTCTGGTGGTGAGGTACTTGAGCGTATGCGGGCATCTGAGTGGGGTAAAAATATTCGTGTATATGTGATATCTAACCTGAACGAGCGTGAAGCTCCTGCTAATTTACGTAGTTTGGGTATAGAAGGTTACGCCGTCAAAGCCAATCTTACAGATGACGATATAGATAAACTGGTAGATAGCATATTAATGCCACCAGAACAAAAAGCAGAAGAATCTAGCAACGTTTTAGAATAATTACTTGTTGATATAATACCTTTTTTTGCAATATTGTTAATATTACAAAAGTACGTATACTGGTGATATAACTTAAGGAGGATTATAGTTATGTGGTTTGCTCAAGAAACAATAACACCAGTAATGCTGTCGCCTGAAACTACGGTGACTACAACTGATAGCACGAGCTTTTGGGGTGCAATAGCTGCACTTTGGATACTATACGTCGTTGTCATTGTGGTAGCTATCGTTGCACAATGGAAGATTTTTACTAAAGCCGGCGAAGCTGGGTGGAAGTCAATCATCCCTTTTTATAATATGTATACATTATTTACCATTGCTGGCCGCAACGGATGGTGGTTTTTGGCGTTCTTGGTGCCGATTGTGAATATTTTTGTAGCTTTAATGCTGGCTATCGATTTAGCAAAACACTTTGGAAAAAGTACTGCTTTTGGTGTCATCGCGTTATGGCTATTTTCACTAGTTGGCTATTTGATGCTAGGATTTGGCGACGCCAAATACGTTGGTCCAAAGCACGACTAAAATCTGGTTTGTTCTATAAAAAAACCGTTCAGTTCTGGGCGGTTTTTTTAGATTTTGCGTGCCTACCGAATATTTTTAAAAGATATGGCTTTTCGATATATAGTGATGCTCTTGCGTAATCGTTGGTAATTTTTATTAAATGGGTGTGTTGATGATGCGCCACTGAACGATGCTTGCTATTGGCTGATCGTGCGTATATGTTATAACCCATAGTTTCATATGCTGCAAGCAACGCCATGATGTCATTTTGTATGGCTGGTGACAGCTCACTCAAATTAGCTTTATGTTCGAGTGGCAGTACCATTAAGTGTTCCAATACGACTGATTGTTCCCAAATATCATATGGGTAATTATTCACGACAACAACGGCGTACTCTGTTTGTTCAATAATTGTAAAATCTTCAGGTGCACAAAGAGCGCACGCCCTTATATGTTTGTTGTAACGTAGGTAATTTTTATAATTTTTTTTAAATCTATACACTAATACAATACTAACACTCGAGGTGGGCTTATGCTAGATAGATTGTGATCGCCACGCGCGTGCAGTACTACCAACCACCACCGCCACCACCGCCACCACCGCCACCCGAACTGCCTCCACCTGAAAACCCACTACTGCTACTATTGCTAGGTGGGCTAAAGCTCGATACGCTGCTACTACCAAAACTGGCAAGTGAACCTGCAAAAACAGCCGCATTAAAGGTGCTGTAATTACCAACGTACCAGTCTGGCTGTGTTTCTGGTGTGTATAAATGAGCAAATTGCGTGGCCCAACTTTTTTCAATGCCATACAGCATAGCGAGTGGGAGCAAGCGTTCATATAATTTAACGAGCTGATCAGCACTGCGTGTATTCACTTTTATAGCAGAATCGGCAGACTGTAGAACCTTTAAACGCTCTGCTTCGGCTACTTGCATATACATTTTAGTCCCATCTAGGTAGCTTTTTAGTTCGATGCCTTTTGCAGTACGTGCTGGCATATACGCACCGAGCACAAGCGTAGTTATTGCTGCAACAAAGAGCAGTGGATTAAGGGTTACAATACTTATAAATGTGAAGATACCGCCAACTATATAAACCTTTTTCTGGACAGCTCTTGTATCAGCCATGTACCCACTAGCAATCGCAGCCTGATACGTTTCTTTACCTAGCTGTTCAACTTGCTTGTAAATAGTTTTTTTGTCTTTTAAGGCGATTCTGCTACCTACTTGCAACGAATTACCAAACAATAGCTGCAGCACAGATACATCGTCAGGGTGTGTACCGTCTACAGGTTTGTTTATCTCTAATTCGTATTCTTTTTTCTTAACTTCGTATATTTTAAGGTAGTGGCGTACCGCAAGATCGATAATGCTCGCAGATACTGCTTTGGGCCGCATTTTTGTGTTGATGATGGTATCGTTTAGCAACATTGATGTGTTTTTGGGCGGTATATACTGCGGCACTATGGTAGTTTGTTTTGTTACATCACGGCCTTTTGAGCGCCAAGTCCGCACCGCCCAAAGCAATACTAAGATAGGAAATATTACATAGCCAATTGGCACAACTACAAACCAAAAGAGCTTGAGCCACAGCGGTATAGGCGGTGCGACGTAACCGCTAAAAGTATTTGGTGCAAAGCCTACAACAATACTTAGGTTTTCTTGAGCCGCTAGAGGTTGCGTAGACGTGGCTGTTATTACCCCGTCTATAGAGGCACTTATTGTACAGTCTGACGCTGTTGATCCAGCTACTCCACTGTAGCACTGTAACCTATTATCAAAGGCTGCCTTAATGGAATCTTCTAAATATACCGTTGCTTGTACTCGCTCAATAGTTTGCTGCCAATCTGTCCCATTGATATCCCAGAAAAATTCATCACCACCAGAAAAATTCTTAGTAACATCGCGCAGCATGTAATTAATGATGAATATTTGTTCGCCTTGCAGATATCTATTGGCATCACCAATGCGAAGCACCGTATTACCATTACTCTGGTAGGTTGTATACGACCAATTAGTCCCATCTGGCTTGTTAACACTCTCTATAGATAAACTTACCGAATGACCATCATATGTGTTTGGGATAGCCCGCTCTATACCATGGTTTTGATCATAATTAGGAAATTGTGCGGTAATGGTTTCTTCTACACTTAGAATAGACCTGTTGTTATCGTCTTTGCCAAGCGTGTATGTTGCGTCAAAGGACGCAATTGTAAAGTTTTGTGTATTGGCATGTGCAGTTGATGGCGCTACAAAAATAATGAGAACAAGAAACACAATAAGTTGAGGTACTATTTTGTGTAGCTTCATGCCTTTATTGTAGCAAACTGCCTAAATATGTAGTGGGCAGTATTGCTTTGCTATACTTAGGACAGATTAATACTAGAAAGGGCTTACTTATGCGCGGCAAGCTATTTGATAATACAGAAAATACTACAAATGAAAACAAAACGTTTGTAGCTCAAAACGACTTCACGTTGCTCGTTAATTTAGACGGCACTATTTATGCAAAACAAGGCAGCATGATTGCCTATAAGGGCACCGTTGATTTTGATTATAAAGGTGCAGGAATTGGTCGTTTTGTAAAAAGTGTTGCTACAGGAGAAGGCATGTCTCTTATGAAAGTTGCTGGGCAAGGAGATGTATTTTTAGCAGACAGAGCTGCTCAGATACATGTATTAGACTTAGAAAACGAAGCACTAACAATAACTTCTCGAAATGTGCTTGCATTTACAGAAGGTATAGACTGGGATATTAACGTACTCAAGGCAGGTGTTATGGGTTTTGCAGCTGGTGGTTTTTTTAACACGACTCTAAAAGGTACTGGCTCCATTTCAATTACAAGCTTTGGTTTGCCAGTGGTTATAGCGGTAGACGGCAATGAGGTCTACGCGGACGTCAATAGTATTATTGCGTGGACAAGTGACTTGCAAGTATCTATAAAGAGCAGCTTTAAGGCGAAGTCACTTATTGGCCGCGGAAGTGGTGAAAGCTTTCAGATGGCATTTCGGGGCAAAGGGCATATTGTCGTTCAACCTGGTGAATACTTAACGGCTCGTGCTTAGGCTACTGACTAATTTTACTTATTATTAGGAATATTAAAACTATTAATCCCAGGCTTCTTCTGAAATAATTTACTCCACTCACAAGTTCTAAAAATGCCCAGCTAGCAAGAGCAACAGTACCTATGGTACTTAAAACTGTATCTGCCGTAGAACTAGTACTTATGCTAGTCGCCACAACTGCGCCGAACCATACAAGTATTGGAATATTCGGAAACTGAGCAATGACTATGTGCCCATTTTTATCAGTAAATAGCTTACGTAATGCGCTCACCTATTATTCTTCTACGTTAACGCCACGCCAAAATGCTACGTAATTTGTAAAGTCTTTTTTTACTTTTTCAATAGAGCCGTCCATTGGTTTTGGGTAGTACCAAGCAGCGCTTTTGTTGGTTTTATCACCCACGAGTATGTCATAGTAGCTAGCCTGGCCTTTCCAGAAACAGCTCGTGTGCTCATCGTTTGCTGTAAAGAATTCTTTATGGAGAGCGCTCGGCGGAAAGTATAGGTTACCTTCAATAAATATAAGATCCTCTTTAGGAGCTTCTGCGAGCACTTGGTTGTTCCAGACTGCTTTCATGTGTATTAGTATCTCACATACTTTCGCCTGTTGCTAGTTCACTCACCTGTCTACTGTGCTATAGTTATAGTATTAAAAAAGGAGTAACCAAATGGCCATAGACGAAAAAACAGGCTTACCAAACGATTCAAAAATTATTTCCGTACCAGGGTATCTTAAACTCGGTAAAATTATCACGTGGCTCCTGTATATATGGATTATCTTTGGCGTTGTGATGCTTGCGCTAAGAACTTTCTTACTCGCCACTTCTGCAAACCCTACAACATTTGTAGATTTCGTATATAGAACGTCGGCTGATTTTTTACAGCCATTCCGTGGTATTTTTCCTTCTAAGCCAGTAGGTGAAACAGGCTATTTAGACGTATCTGCAATATTTGCAATAATTATCTATCTCATATTTGCATGGTTAGTGTCTGCCGGAATAAAGTATATACAAGCAAAAATTGATGACATAAAAGAGCAAGAAGCCGAACGTATTGAACGCTTACAAGCAAAGCAAATGCTAGAACAGCGCAGTCAGATAGTAAAACAGACGACATATGTTAATAAAACACCAGCGTCAAGACAGGCTGCGCAGAGCCAACCAAAAAAAAGAATGTAACTATGTAGTTGTTAGAAAAAACAGTTACTTATAAATATTCTGGGTTTACGCTAATTGTATGTTGCTGATTATTAGAAATATCGCTTGAATACACAAGACCACGCAGGCAGGTGCCACTTTGGTGGCTTTTGCCGTTCGCCGCTATCAATGCTCTATGACAGCCTTGTACGACACAGAATTTACCAAGGGCATCAGGCGTCTCGTCGTCGCTATTGTGTAATTCACGATGACTCCATGGACCATTTTGTAGTAAACAATCCCCTTTTTTCTCACTCATTCACCAATGATACCTGATTAATATACGCAGTACTATACTTTTAGAATGAACCCGTAGCGTGCATCTAGTAAATAATTGTGTTAATGCAGCACGTAGACACTTAGTAGTGCCTTCTAGCATCGCCGCAGGTGCCCTTCAGTTTTTACCCATTCTTTGACTATTATGTAATAACGTGCCGTGCTGCTATTTTTTTGGTTGTGTTATTTTTTTGAATGTATCTACGATATTGATACTAAAATCTGTAATACTAAACGCATGTGGTTCTAGCCTTACGGTATAGACGTCGGTCATTTTGCCCACAAATTTTCCTCTTTTTAAATGATGCCACCCTATAGCAAAGTGGTGTTTATTACTTTTTTGTTTGATTAATCTCATGCCATAGTATTTATTGCCATATTTCATAATTTGGCCATACCAACCTTTGATAGGACGATATCCACCGCCTATTTCATTTGAAACAAAGCAATATAGACCGCTACTTAGCTTGGGCTTATTCTTTAATTCGTGCGATTTTCTGTATGAAAATAACAAATAATAGCGGTTTTTAATATATAACATTTGTGGCACTTCCATTTCATCAAAGCCTTCGTTTACGATTACCGGTTCTTCTGTTTGCCAACGTAATAAATCATCGCTGGTTGCTCTCCCTATGCAGCCATTAAAACTCGTATTGCCGTTGTTTACACGAGCAGTAAAGAACATATGAAATTTTTCAGTTACATCATCGTAAAAAATAAATGGGTCGCGCCATGCAGGTGGATTATCTATTTCGTTAAAATCGGTCTGGGGTGAATATCGGGAATCACCGGGTTCTAGCACAGGCCCTGGGACTTTTTGCCAATGGTATAGATCATCACTAATGGCAAGACCTATTGCTTGTTGCCACTGGTCACGTTTGTTTCTGCCCGTGTAAAACATGTACCATTTGTCTTTATGTTTAAACACAGACCCCGTCCATAGTGCTAAATCGTCCCAGTCACCTTCATTGCCTGGCTCCAGAACCGTATCTAGTTGTTCCCAATTTTTTAAGTCTTTAGATTTAGCATGACCTATAGAGGGGGTTGCATATCGAGTATCACCAATATCTGACTCTAAATAAAACGCATGGTACGTGCCATCTGAATCTATGGCGAACCACGTGTCCCACATGTATTTACCGTATGGACTGTATTGTTTCTTCATAACGTTGATTGATTATAGTTCATACTAAACAGAATATCCATACCAAATTACACATGCTATAAACCTATTGTGTACCTACGTTTGCCAGCATGGGTCGTGTATTTATACGGTTTTAAATGCACTCACATGGATACGAGCCAATTAAACGCAGCCAAAAAAGTGGTACCATACATATGTGGGAACGCAAAAACTAAAACGCGAACTCGGTTTACCTATTCTTACGCTGTATGGGCTCGGAAATATATTAGGTGCGGGAATATATGTGCTCGTTGGCAAAGTTGCTGGCCAAGCTGGTACAAGCACTACCCTCGCCTTTTTGATTGCTATGAGTATCGCAGCAATAACAGCATTTTCTTACATGGAGCTTTCGGGCAGATATCCAGTAAGTGCGAGTGCTTCTGTATACACGTTTAAGGCATTTGCCAGCAAACGCCTCTCTATGATTATTGGGGTAGCAATGGTACTAAGTGGTGTTGCCTCGGCGGCGGCACTTTCTAAAGGCTTTGCTGGGTACGTAAATGAACTTATCGCTATACCAGCGGTTGTCGTTAGCATACTACTCCTAGTGGCGATTGGTTTACTGGCTGTGCGCGGTATCGGCGAATCTGCTAAAGCAGCCGCACTATTTACTATTATTGAAGTCGTTGGTCTTTTAATCATTATATACATTGGCAAAGGTGCTATTGCTAATTATGATTACCATACAATATTGACTATTGATCCTTCCGTCGGTTGGGCCGGAGTAATGAGCGGCGCATTTTTGGCATTTTATGCTTTTATTGGCTTTGAAGATATGGTGAATGTGTCTGAAGAAGCCAAGTCACCACGCCGTACGATGCCTCTTGCAGTCTTATTATCTCTGTTGGGTGCCACGGTACTATATATACTTGTCGTGATTGTCGCCACCACCTTGGTAAGTCCTAGTGAATTGGCTGCTACCAATGCCCCTCTCACTTTAGTGTTTCAAGCAGGTGGCTATTCTGCGTCAGAGATCATAACAATTATTGGTATGGCTGCAACGGTGAATGGAGTGGTAGTACAGATAGTAATGGGCAGTCGCATGCTATATGGTATGGCAAAGCAAAAATGGATAAATCGGCGTTTTGCGAGTGTTCATAGCACATATCAAACGCCAGCTTTTGCTACCTTTGTGGTTGTCGGGCTCATGATAATCGGCGTAATAGCCTTGCCTCTTGTCTCGCTCGCATCAGTAACAAGTATGCTCGTTTTAGCTATTTTTGCGACAGTTAATGCTGCCTTGATTGTGATTAAAAAACAACATCCTAAAAACCCTGGATACATTAGTGTGCCAATACTGCTGCCTTGGTTGGGAGTGATAAGCTGCGCGGGTATACTCGTCTATCAACTTAGTACAATATTTTAATAATTCATTCATAGCATATATAGTGATAGGATATGAACGCAACCATTTTTGAAGAATTTTTGCAAAAAGTAGATCTTAATAAATATAGAATTAAGTACCAACCAATTAAGCTTGTAGAAATGGATATGCCACGCAATATACAAGCTTTAGACGCCTTGTATGAAGTGTACTGGACTCAACGGCGCGTGCTTGGTTTTGAAGATTTTTACGAATACTATAAAAACAGCTGCACTAAAGAAATAGAAGGCTTTAGGCAAAAAACAACAATGTGTTCGGAATGTTTTTACAGAGGTTTACCAGCCAGAATTTACCGTACGTGGGCAAGCATCATTACCCAGATACACGCTGGCTATGTAGCTGAACAAGTATTTGGGAGCGGTAGCGTGAGTATGTCAACTGAGCTAGATCACAAAGGTATAGATTTTTCAGCACAGGTAAATGGCACATACTTATATTATCAAGTTAAAAAAGCTACCCACAGCCGAGAAGTGCGAGTTTCTAAAAAAGTTGATAGCCAAAATATAGATATTATACTCATTGAATACGAAGTTCCTGGAGCCGCAGTCTTTGCAGCACCTTATAAACGTGATGGTACGTATAAGGCTGCTTATTCGCGTTTTATACAAAATAAGTCAATCAAACGCTTGCCTAATGGTTTTGTTGTTTTTACTCCCTATATGTTTGAGCAAAAAAAAGCTGAGCTACTTGCTGGTGGCGGTGCCAGCTATAAAGCCTTCCGCTAATACGGCATATTCAGGATTAAGCTCGTAGCCTATGAAGTCAAAACCTAGCTGCTTAGCGACATAGCATTCAGAACCAGACCCAACAAATGGCACCAGCACTAAGCCGCCGTCTTTTGGCATTGCAGATAACAATAATCGTTTAGTAAGTTCTATTGGTTTTTGTGTTGGATGTTTTAGGTAATCATGTTCACGATGTTGTGTAAAAACTTGAGGCGTAAACACTGTGCTGTTGCATGTTCTGCATATGAACCATCGTTCGCTCATGCCTGCTCCACCTGCAAGTGCTGGTATTTTAATAACATCACGTGGTAATGCTCCAGATTCATGTGCATTATAGGTGGTAGGCTCTCCCCCGCCTTTGCTGAACCGGCCTTTTGTGTTTTTTCTTACTTTACCGGCAGCACCTTTTAAGAAACCTTCGGTATACGGTTCACGTACAGCATCTCTGTTAAATAACGGTTTATTTTTATAGGCGACAATGATAGATTCGTGACTGCGTTGCCAAAAATGTAGTGAGGCGACATTTTTATTTGTGTAGTGCCATACCAACCACCGCTTAGGTAGTGTGAGCTCTACAGAAATATGTGCGAGTATTTCGCTGAATCCATATATAAACATCGTACCGTGTGGCTTCAGTACGCGCTCTGCTTGGAAAAGCCACTCTTTGCACCACGCTATATAATCAGCTAATTCGCGGTTGTCGCTATTATTGCCAAAGTCTTTGCCTATGTTGTATGGCGGATCTATGAGGACGACGTCACACGAAGCATCTGGTAGTTTAGTCATTTCTTGCACGGCATCCCCAACGATAATTTTATTTTTTTCTATGTTACTAGGCGTATGTGCTACTGCGGTTTTTTTATTAAGTTGCTTGAGTTTTTTGTGGGGTGCTTTGATCACAGATGCGACCGTGCCTTGAATGCTTAGGCTTTGACTTGGCAATACATAGATTGGTTCGTACTTATTGTTAGAGGGCTGCAACCGGACACGACCCGGCTCCTGGTAGAATCGCTTTAGCGTTACGTAATCGTTATCTATCAAAGCAACGACTCTTTCTCCATTTTTTGGTGTTATGTTTTGTCGCACAATCACAACGTCATTATCATGAATATTATCGTCAACCATACTGCTACCTTTGACACGGAGCGCAAATAGGTTTTTGCTGTCTTTTGCTTTTATACTAGACGCGGGTATGGTGAATAATTCTTGTTGGCTTACAGCACGAATCGGCTTACCAGCAGAAATCTCACCTAGTAACGGAACATGAATATATTGCGTTTCTGTTTCTGGAAAAATACTGCGGGTAGAATATGGACCTTTAGATATCTTTCCTTGTTGCTGGAGTTTGTTTAGATGGTAATGAATAACAGATGGTGAAGCTATGCGAAATTTAGCTCCAATTTCTTTGTATGATGGGCTGTAGCCTTCTTGTTTATGATAGGCTTTAATAAACGCTAAGATATCATCTGTTTTTGTACTCATTACAGACATTATATATAGAAAAAAATTAGAAAACAACACGTGCGTACGGTCTAATATACGATAACAAAGCAGGCTGTATAAGCAATAGGCTATAATATCATCATGATACAGGCAGTAATATTCGATATGGACGGTTTGCTTATAGACAGTGAGCCTATGTGGAAAGAATCTGAAGTAAAAATATTTACTCAATATGGGGTACCATTAACGTACGCGATGACCAAGCAAACGATGGGTTTGAGAACAGAAGATGTAGTAAATTATTGGTATCATCGGTACCCTTGGGCTGCTACGCCGAAAAACGTTGTAGTAAGACAAATTGATCAACTTGTTTTAGATATTATTCAGGAGAAAGCGAAGCCAATGATGGGTGTAATTGACGTACTAAATAGTTGCAAACAAGCCGGTTTACAGATGGCTGTTGCTTCTTCTTCATCTTTAGAAATAATTCATACTGTATTAGAAAAATTAAAAATTCTTACTTATATAGATGTGATACACTCAGCGCAAAATGAAGAACACGGTAAGCCTCACCCAGCAGTATTTATGACAGCTGCCGATCAGATGGGTGTTCCAATACACTCTTGTGTCGTGTTTGAAGACTCTATCACAGGTGTAATTGCAGCAAAAGCTGCCGGTATGGTATGTATAGCTGTGCCTCAGCATAGCGATAAAGAGGATGGTAGATATGCAATTGCAGATATTGTTATACCATCTCTAAAACAGTTTCGTTTAGATATGATAATGGCTAATTAGGTACGCTCGTTAGATACATTACTTAAAAAAGTGTATATATAAACATGAGTATTTTGTGCCATACTTATGATAGTGAAAAAATACATATCTTTAGTAGCAGCAATAATTGTGCAAATTGCACTTGGTGGAATATATGCATACAGCATTTACGTACCAGAGTTAAAAAGTGATTGGGGTTTTACGGCTGCCCAAACCCAAATAGTGTTTGGGCTTACCGTATTTATGTTTACCGTATTTATGATTTACGGTGGCAAGCAGTTAGTTAAAAAAGGCCCAAAAAAGTTAATAATTACCAGTGCTATACTATTTGCAACTGGTAATCTGTTGGCTGCCTATAGTGCTGGTAATTACACATTGTTTTTTGTTGGCTACGTGTTATTTATTGCACCAGCTATTGCTTTTGGCTACGTGAGTGCTGTTTCTACAGGCTTGCTGTGGTTTCCAAAACACAAAGGCTTAGTTACCGGTCTTGCGGTAGCAGGCTATGGTCTGGGTGGTATCATTTTAAGTACAGTTGCCCAAGTGCTTATAAGCAGTGATATGACAATACAACAGATATTTGTTTTTGTTGGTTTAGTGTGGGGTGGTGCGATATTGGTTAGCGGTATAGTTACGAGTACACCACCAGGTTTAATAAAAAAATCATACACTGTAAAGACGGCAACACGAATCAAACGCAATAAAAAAGAATTTGCAGCCCTGACAATATATTTATTTACTGGCACGATGCCAGGGCTGATGATGATTGGTGCGCTAAAACCATTTGCGCTTGATAGCGGCATTGCTACAGTGACCGCTGCAGCTGGGGTTGCTGTACTATCATTTGGTAATGGTTTTGGAAGAGTATTATGGGGAGCCATAGCCGACGTTATAAAGCCACGACTTGCGGTTATTATTAATATGATCCTTATAATTTCTAGTATGCTTCTACTGTTTGCTGTTGCCTCTAACCCTTGGTTATATATCCCAGCTAGCTTGTTGTTAGGCTTTAGTTTTGGTGGTCCACTTGTTCTCGCTCCAGACCAAACTGGGCGAGTATTCGGTGCAAGTAACTTAAGCCAAATATACCCTTGGGCTCTTATCTTTCATGGTATGGCAGCCGCCGTAGGGGCATCTGTAGCTGGAGTAATGTATCAATATAGCGGGAGTTATACTATGGTTATTGGTGTAGCCGCCATTAGTGCAACAATAGGGCTTATATGCTATTACAACTTGGTTAAGTATTCACGCAAATTAGTCTAGATATCACACATACTAGTTGTCATGAGCAATCTAAAGTGTCTACGTGAAAGATATTAATTGACTTATTACGTTTGTTTGGTAGTATAAAAAGGTATCACCATGATCAGGCAGGCCTAAGGTTTCGACCGACCGCTACTCCTGGTCTTTTTTGTATATTGCAACATGTTGCGTAACTGATTAATCCTTACAATAAACGTTGTGTACTTTCGCAGTAACTTAGAGTATTTATCGTTTGGAACCATAACATGGAGAAGTTTTTCTTTTTGCTCTAAGTATTCTATTAAGCAGT includes the following:
- a CDS encoding response regulator — protein: MEEEYPILTRKLVIVEDNPALAEIYKTRLELIGYQCYTAADGEAALVLIERELPDLVLLDMMIPKLSGGEVLERMRASEWGKNIRVYVISNLNEREAPANLRSLGIEGYAVKANLTDDDIDKLVDSILMPPEQKAEESSNVLE
- a CDS encoding DUF2207 domain-containing protein, with the translated sequence MKLHKIVPQLIVFLVLIIFVAPSTAHANTQNFTIASFDATYTLGKDDNNRSILSVEETITAQFPNYDQNHGIERAIPNTYDGHSVSLSIESVNKPDGTNWSYTTYQSNGNTVLRIGDANRYLQGEQIFIINYMLRDVTKNFSGGDEFFWDINGTDWQQTIERVQATVYLEDSIKAAFDNRLQCYSGVAGSTASDCTISASIDGVITATSTQPLAAQENLSIVVGFAPNTFSGYVAPPIPLWLKLFWFVVVPIGYVIFPILVLLWAVRTWRSKGRDVTKQTTIVPQYIPPKNTSMLLNDTIINTKMRPKAVSASIIDLAVRHYLKIYEVKKKEYELEINKPVDGTHPDDVSVLQLLFGNSLQVGSRIALKDKKTIYKQVEQLGKETYQAAIASGYMADTRAVQKKVYIVGGIFTFISIVTLNPLLFVAAITTLVLGAYMPARTAKGIELKSYLDGTKMYMQVAEAERLKVLQSADSAIKVNTRSADQLVKLYERLLPLAMLYGIEKSWATQFAHLYTPETQPDWYVGNYSTFNAAVFAGSLASFGSSSVSSFSPPSNSSSSGFSGGGSSGGGGGGGGGGGW
- a CDS encoding AIM24 family protein — protein: MRGKLFDNTENTTNENKTFVAQNDFTLLVNLDGTIYAKQGSMIAYKGTVDFDYKGAGIGRFVKSVATGEGMSLMKVAGQGDVFLADRAAQIHVLDLENEALTITSRNVLAFTEGIDWDINVLKAGVMGFAAGGFFNTTLKGTGSISITSFGLPVVIAVDGNEVYADVNSIIAWTSDLQVSIKSSFKAKSLIGRGSGESFQMAFRGKGHIVVQPGEYLTARA
- a CDS encoding DUF427 domain-containing protein gives rise to the protein MKAVWNNQVLAEAPKEDLIFIEGNLYFPPSALHKEFFTANDEHTSCFWKGQASYYDILVGDKTNKSAAWYYPKPMDGSIEKVKKDFTNYVAFWRGVNVEE
- a CDS encoding YggT family protein, with the translated sequence MAIDEKTGLPNDSKIISVPGYLKLGKIITWLLYIWIIFGVVMLALRTFLLATSANPTTFVDFVYRTSADFLQPFRGIFPSKPVGETGYLDVSAIFAIIIYLIFAWLVSAGIKYIQAKIDDIKEQEAERIERLQAKQMLEQRSQIVKQTTYVNKTPASRQAAQSQPKKRM
- a CDS encoding family 43 glycosylhydrolase gives rise to the protein MKKQYSPYGKYMWDTWFAIDSDGTYHAFYLESDIGDTRYATPSIGHAKSKDLKNWEQLDTVLEPGNEGDWDDLALWTGSVFKHKDKWYMFYTGRNKRDQWQQAIGLAISDDLYHWQKVPGPVLEPGDSRYSPQTDFNEIDNPPAWRDPFIFYDDVTEKFHMFFTARVNNGNTSFNGCIGRATSDDLLRWQTEEPVIVNEGFDEMEVPQMLYIKNRYYLLFSYRKSHELKNKPKLSSGLYCFVSNEIGGGYRPIKGWYGQIMKYGNKYYGMRLIKQKSNKHHFAIGWHHLKRGKFVGKMTDVYTVRLEPHAFSITDFSINIVDTFKKITQPKK
- a CDS encoding amino acid permease, which encodes MGTQKLKRELGLPILTLYGLGNILGAGIYVLVGKVAGQAGTSTTLAFLIAMSIAAITAFSYMELSGRYPVSASASVYTFKAFASKRLSMIIGVAMVLSGVASAAALSKGFAGYVNELIAIPAVVVSILLLVAIGLLAVRGIGESAKAAALFTIIEVVGLLIIIYIGKGAIANYDYHTILTIDPSVGWAGVMSGAFLAFYAFIGFEDMVNVSEEAKSPRRTMPLAVLLSLLGATVLYILVVIVATTLVSPSELAATNAPLTLVFQAGGYSASEIITIIGMAATVNGVVVQIVMGSRMLYGMAKQKWINRRFASVHSTYQTPAFATFVVVGLMIIGVIALPLVSLASVTSMLVLAIFATVNAALIVIKKQHPKNPGYISVPILLPWLGVISCAGILVYQLSTIF